In Lytechinus variegatus isolate NC3 chromosome 18, Lvar_3.0, whole genome shotgun sequence, a single genomic region encodes these proteins:
- the LOC121432000 gene encoding synaptotagmin-15-like codes for MITGNLGRLLISLAYLPSLERLSCVILRAKDIKCEKGTNVSSLETYVKVTLMCGVDKVKSRKTAIIRGTDSPVYTESLCFVVPMSYIDETSLVIQLTQHAQLKKDRILGQVILGPYIYTQGSAISHWGKMLARREAAKQWHNLYI; via the exons atg ATCACCGGTAACCTAGGTCGTCTGTTGATATCCCTGGCCTATCTACCTTCTCTAGAGCGACTCTCCTGTGTTATCCTTAGGGCAAAAGACATCAAATGTGAGAAGGGCACCAACGTGTCTTCCCTAG AAACCTACGTAAAAGTGACCCTAATGTGCGGCGTGGATAAGGTCAAATCCCGGAAGACGGCCATCATACGCGGCACTGACAGCCCCGTTTACACAGAATCCCTTTGCTTCGTCGTTCCAATGTCCTACATCGACGAAACCTCACTGGTCATCCAACTTACCCAGCATGCTCAGCTAAAGAAGGATCGAATTCTTGGGCAGGTGATACTGGGACCGTACATCTACACACAGGGTAGTGCCATCAGTCACTGGGGGAAGATGCTGGCTAGACGAGAGGCGGCTAAACAGTGGCATAATCTATATATCTAG